In Candidatus Hydrogenedens sp., the following are encoded in one genomic region:
- a CDS encoding alpha-L-fucosidase, which translates to MNLLSMLLLVGIGVGYEPTWESLDQRPNPQWFEDAKFGIFIHWGVYSVPSWGPRDQYAEWYWYYMEDKNSETWKFHKEKYGETFKYQDFAPMFKAELFDPDQWADIFKRSGAKYVVLTSKHVEGFCLWQAPHSWNWNSVDIGPHRDLAGDLITAVRKMGLKMGFYYCMYEWFNPLYNTDVNTYVDEYMLPQMKDLIVRYKPDVFWPDGEWDHPSSVWRSTEFLAWLFNESPAPKDIAINDRWGKECRNIHGGFATPEYGNIPDGHLIKQGRFEECQGMGKSFGLNRNEDADCYRSTTELLHLLIDNVSRGGNLLLDIGPSADGRIPEIMQERLLEMGKWLEVNGDSIYGTDVWKDAPKMENFRFTRKGNTIYAIALKWPPDKWAIPKSNEFQTSPKVTLLGTDITIPVEDDNGEWIITTPCVSPVQIPCQHAWVFKLTF; encoded by the coding sequence ATGAATTTATTATCCATGTTGCTTCTGGTAGGTATTGGAGTGGGGTATGAGCCGACCTGGGAGTCATTAGACCAAAGACCCAATCCACAATGGTTCGAAGACGCAAAGTTCGGCATTTTTATCCATTGGGGCGTGTATTCTGTTCCGTCATGGGGACCAAGAGACCAATATGCGGAATGGTACTGGTACTATATGGAAGATAAAAATAGCGAGACATGGAAATTCCATAAAGAGAAATATGGTGAGACGTTCAAATATCAGGATTTTGCACCGATGTTTAAAGCAGAGTTATTCGACCCAGACCAATGGGCAGATATATTTAAACGCTCAGGAGCAAAATATGTTGTTCTAACTTCAAAACATGTTGAAGGTTTCTGTCTCTGGCAAGCACCGCATAGTTGGAATTGGAATTCTGTAGATATAGGTCCACATCGGGATTTGGCAGGGGATTTGATAACTGCTGTCAGGAAAATGGGTTTGAAAATGGGGTTTTACTACTGTATGTATGAATGGTTTAATCCACTTTATAACACTGATGTGAATACATATGTAGATGAATACATGTTACCACAGATGAAGGATTTGATTGTTCGATATAAGCCAGATGTATTTTGGCCAGATGGTGAATGGGATCATCCAAGTTCCGTCTGGCGTAGCACGGAATTTTTAGCATGGCTATTTAATGAATCGCCCGCACCAAAAGATATTGCAATAAATGACCGCTGGGGTAAGGAATGTAGAAATATTCATGGGGGCTTCGCAACACCCGAGTACGGGAATATTCCTGATGGACATCTAATTAAACAAGGTAGATTTGAAGAATGTCAGGGTATGGGCAAATCGTTTGGTCTAAATAGAAATGAGGATGCGGATTGTTACCGTAGCACAACGGAATTGCTTCACCTGCTGATAGACAATGTCTCGCGAGGGGGTAACCTGCTACTGGACATAGGTCCATCCGCAGATGGACGCATACCAGAGATAATGCAGGAACGATTATTAGAAATGGGCAAATGGTTAGAAGTCAATGGCGATTCTATTTATGGAACGGACGTATGGAAAGATGCCCCAAAGATGGAGAATTTCCGTTTCACCCGCAAGGGGAACACCATATATGCTATTGCTTTGAAATGGCCTCCCGATAAATGGGCTATCCCGAAATCTAACGAATTCCAGACCTCACCAAAAGTTACCCTATTAGGCACCGATATAACGATTCCTGTAGAGGACGATAATGGTGAATGGATAATAACAACCCCATGTGTTTCACCAGTACAAATTCCCTGCCAACACGCCTGGGTGTTTAAGTTAACGTTTTAA
- a CDS encoding universal stress protein, which translates to MSKENSLFHVLFCTDFSENADIAFDYALDLVLRRPQSILTILHVIPEPEAQFWKTYIYEVENLDEKARQDIDNRIAQTYLSKIPPEVAVLVEIRIGRDYQTILEFANERKVDMIVMGRRGHSTWERPFFGSVTERVVRRAECPVLVVPRSAKK; encoded by the coding sequence ATGAGTAAAGAGAACTCGTTATTCCATGTGCTTTTCTGTACAGATTTTTCTGAAAACGCAGATATTGCTTTTGATTATGCTTTAGATTTGGTTTTACGACGACCCCAATCCATTCTGACTATCTTACATGTAATTCCGGAACCGGAAGCACAGTTTTGGAAAACATATATTTATGAGGTTGAAAATCTCGATGAAAAAGCCAGACAAGATATTGACAATCGGATTGCTCAAACCTACTTATCTAAAATACCTCCTGAGGTCGCTGTGTTGGTTGAGATTCGAATCGGAAGGGACTATCAAACCATATTGGAATTTGCAAATGAAAGAAAAGTAGACATGATTGTTATGGGGCGTAGAGGACACAGCACATGGGAACGGCCTTTCTTTGGAAGCGTTACCGAACGAGTCGTACGCCGTGCTGAATGTCCTGTTCTTGTTGTCCCTCGTTCTGCTAAAAAGTAA
- a CDS encoding TRAP transporter large permease: MSLTGYGIVGIALLLLLLMASMPVAFSMMGIGLAGFAWVTSKNAAFTMLASDLIDTFSSTSLVVIPLFVLMGQVAFHSGISKRLFRSAYQWIGSLPGGLAMATVVACALFGTICGSGPATAATMSAVALPEMRRYKYNDALASGTVASAGGLGMMIPPSVVFIVYGILTQQSIGKLFIAGIFPGVFVALLFCISIYIRCLKNPDLGPAGPKTGLREKLISLGGVIETLILFLIVMVGIFLGFFTPTEGAGIGAGGTILLSIILRQITWNGFVRALMETIRTSCMILIIVTGAVILGRFFAITRLPMTIANGLIGLPLPNWGICLLVLIFYMVGGCFIDALALILLTIPIFYPVIQQLGYDPIWFGVMIVLLTQIGVISPPVGINVYVVSGMERDLPLSTVFRGSIPFLWILVIVSILFLFIPNLILFFPNWLSTV; this comes from the coding sequence ATGAGTCTAACAGGTTACGGGATTGTCGGAATTGCTCTCTTGTTATTATTACTCATGGCAAGTATGCCTGTGGCTTTTTCAATGATGGGTATTGGATTGGCAGGGTTTGCATGGGTAACCAGTAAAAATGCTGCGTTTACTATGCTCGCGAGTGATTTAATTGACACATTTTCATCGACCAGCCTCGTAGTAATACCGCTCTTCGTTCTGATGGGGCAAGTTGCATTTCATTCAGGTATTAGCAAACGATTATTTCGTTCTGCTTATCAGTGGATTGGTTCTCTTCCAGGTGGTTTAGCTATGGCTACGGTTGTCGCATGTGCTCTCTTCGGGACTATTTGTGGGTCAGGTCCTGCCACTGCTGCGACAATGTCTGCAGTTGCTTTACCTGAAATGCGGAGGTATAAATACAATGATGCATTAGCCAGTGGAACGGTTGCTTCTGCTGGTGGATTAGGGATGATGATTCCCCCCAGTGTTGTATTCATCGTTTATGGAATTCTTACTCAACAATCCATAGGTAAACTTTTTATAGCGGGCATTTTCCCTGGTGTTTTTGTTGCTTTACTGTTTTGTATAAGTATTTATATCCGTTGCCTTAAAAATCCAGACTTAGGTCCTGCAGGTCCTAAAACGGGATTGCGAGAAAAACTTATTTCGTTAGGAGGAGTTATAGAGACACTTATCCTCTTTCTAATAGTAATGGTGGGTATCTTTTTGGGATTTTTCACTCCAACTGAAGGGGCAGGCATCGGTGCTGGAGGAACGATACTCCTTTCAATAATATTACGGCAAATTACATGGAACGGGTTTGTGCGAGCACTGATGGAAACAATTAGAACATCGTGCATGATTCTTATTATTGTTACAGGTGCGGTGATTTTAGGACGTTTCTTCGCTATTACTCGTTTACCTATGACCATTGCAAATGGACTGATTGGATTACCTTTGCCCAACTGGGGAATTTGTTTACTTGTACTCATTTTCTATATGGTAGGAGGTTGCTTTATTGATGCGTTGGCTCTCATTCTTTTGACTATTCCTATCTTTTACCCAGTTATACAGCAATTAGGATATGACCCTATTTGGTTTGGGGTAATGATTGTATTATTAACTCAAATCGGAGTAATCTCACCACCTGTGGGTATTAATGTCTATGTAGTTAGTGGGATGGAACGAGATTTGCCTTTATCTACTGTGTTCCGTGGTTCGATTCCATTTTTATGGATACTTGTTATTGTGAGTATACTTTTCTTATTTATCCCAAATCTCATTTTATTTTTTCCAAACTGGTTATCAACAGTTTAA
- a CDS encoding TRAP transporter small permease, producing MKWTRFVEGYGKGVRFIVYGMGAISACALLFIVAVVVIDVVGRIFGKGITGSFDFVRLLSTVVLGGALPYTTAVKGHIAIEFFFRRVGKKWRVFIDTISRLLMLILFISVIAVLIKHGFSLYASGEVTATVQLPIFWVPFWLALSFGVTSLVKIYHILQPGKELIKP from the coding sequence ATGAAATGGACTCGTTTTGTTGAAGGATATGGTAAAGGGGTACGTTTTATTGTTTACGGGATGGGGGCTATTTCTGCATGTGCATTGCTGTTTATTGTAGCGGTAGTTGTTATTGATGTAGTTGGCAGAATCTTCGGGAAGGGGATTACAGGAAGTTTTGATTTTGTCCGTTTATTATCGACTGTTGTTTTAGGTGGTGCATTGCCCTACACGACTGCTGTCAAAGGCCATATTGCTATTGAGTTTTTTTTCAGACGAGTTGGGAAAAAATGGAGGGTATTTATAGATACTATTTCCCGTTTGTTGATGCTTATCTTATTCATTTCTGTAATTGCAGTATTGATTAAGCATGGATTTTCTTTATACGCTTCTGGAGAAGTTACCGCAACAGTACAATTACCTATATTCTGGGTTCCCTTCTGGTTAGCCCTTTCCTTTGGAGTGACCTCACTTGTAAAAATCTATCATATCCTTCAACCTGGGAAGGAATTGATTAAGCCATGA
- a CDS encoding TRAP transporter substrate-binding protein — MKKTQGACLLLTCIAIIGMCILTGCGGSEKTGSTPSASPAKAEKPIELTYSVFFPATHTQYKLAESWAKEVEKRTNGKVKIIMYPGGSLTKADQCYEGVVNGVSDLGMSCFAYTRGRFPLLEVLDLPLGYPSGKVATRVAMDIVKKYQPAELSNVQVLYVHAHGPGILASKKPVRTLEDLNGLKIRATGLCTKIVEKLGGQPIGMSQPETYEALQKGVVDATFCPMETLQGWKQGEVIQAVTNSQCIGYTTAMFVVMNKNKWEALPPNIREIIQKVSEEWVDKHGEGWDTDDDNARKYIEGMGKEIISLSPEEQERWKNAIQPVIQDYVSVNDGLPRAEILSDTQKRIQELSQ, encoded by the coding sequence ATGAAAAAGACACAAGGAGCATGTTTATTACTTACTTGTATTGCCATTATTGGTATGTGCATTTTAACTGGTTGTGGGGGTTCTGAAAAGACAGGCTCTACTCCTTCCGCATCTCCTGCTAAAGCGGAAAAACCAATTGAACTAACGTATAGTGTGTTTTTCCCTGCAACCCATACCCAATACAAACTTGCAGAAAGTTGGGCAAAAGAAGTTGAGAAAAGGACAAATGGCAAAGTCAAGATTATAATGTATCCTGGAGGTTCTCTAACTAAGGCAGACCAGTGCTATGAAGGTGTGGTTAATGGTGTTTCAGACCTTGGTATGAGTTGCTTTGCATATACACGTGGTAGGTTTCCATTATTAGAAGTTTTAGATTTACCCTTGGGTTATCCAAGTGGAAAGGTAGCTACACGAGTAGCGATGGACATTGTTAAGAAATATCAACCAGCTGAGCTAAGCAACGTGCAGGTGCTTTATGTTCACGCTCATGGACCAGGGATATTAGCCAGTAAGAAGCCTGTCCGTACCTTGGAAGATTTGAACGGACTTAAAATCCGAGCCACAGGTTTATGCACAAAAATAGTTGAGAAATTGGGTGGTCAACCTATTGGAATGAGTCAACCTGAAACATACGAAGCCCTTCAAAAAGGTGTGGTAGATGCGACCTTCTGCCCTATGGAAACACTCCAAGGCTGGAAACAAGGGGAAGTTATCCAGGCGGTGACAAATAGCCAGTGCATCGGTTATACAACAGCCATGTTTGTGGTCATGAACAAGAATAAATGGGAAGCACTGCCTCCTAATATTAGGGAAATAATACAGAAAGTTAGTGAAGAATGGGTAGATAAACATGGCGAAGGATGGGATACTGATGATGATAATGCACGAAAATATATTGAAGGAATGGGCAAAGAAATTATCTCATTATCCCCCGAAGAACAAGAACGTTGGAAAAATGCAATACAACCTGTGATTCAGGATTATGTCTCAGTTAATGATGGATTACCACGTGCAGAGATATTAAGTGACACACAGAAAAGGATTCAGGAACTCAGCCAATAG
- the rlmD gene encoding 23S rRNA (uracil(1939)-C(5))-methyltransferase RlmD, producing MQNNKVEIRCPHFGICGGCAFQNVPYKEQLKNKEMYLKNLFADYIPSAIPIEPSSEIWHYRNKIDPVFSREHFETPPPAEIKRRTVLGFKRFRRWYDTFPMEDCLIGPCSVPDLLKAIHQWREENRCEAYDRRTKEGILHALLIRQSRRTSERMVGIVTRELNLNWESLIEQLNKNVPCQSIYGGLYTRTAEVSQAQEWHLIHGQEVIHERIVLNHENTDMTFTFRISPASFFQANTLSAEKMFLRIYQWTREITPEYIFDLYGGMGTIGIILSHLASKVFSVDCVPSSIEDGKINAELNNVVNVEFYLQKVRRFLSEQSPKFYKSSSSTLVIVDPPREGLTLGVIKKLTQWRPKDIIYVSCNPKALIRELPYLLEYYQYKDGNAYDFFPHTPHFETLLWLSRK from the coding sequence ATGCAGAACAATAAAGTGGAAATACGATGTCCCCATTTTGGAATATGTGGTGGTTGTGCATTTCAAAATGTTCCTTATAAAGAACAATTGAAAAATAAGGAAATGTACTTAAAAAATTTGTTTGCGGACTATATTCCATCTGCCATTCCAATAGAGCCATCGTCAGAGATTTGGCACTACCGAAATAAAATTGACCCCGTATTTTCTCGGGAGCACTTTGAGACGCCACCTCCAGCGGAGATAAAACGTCGGACTGTTCTTGGCTTTAAGAGATTTCGGAGATGGTATGATACGTTTCCAATGGAGGATTGTCTTATAGGACCTTGTAGTGTTCCTGATTTGTTGAAAGCGATACACCAATGGCGAGAGGAAAATCGGTGTGAGGCTTATGACCGCCGAACAAAAGAAGGCATCTTGCATGCTCTTCTCATTCGTCAATCGAGACGCACCTCAGAACGAATGGTTGGAATTGTTACCCGTGAATTAAATCTGAATTGGGAATCTCTAATCGAACAATTAAACAAAAACGTTCCCTGCCAAAGTATTTATGGGGGACTTTATACCCGCACTGCGGAAGTATCACAAGCCCAAGAGTGGCACCTTATACATGGGCAAGAAGTTATCCATGAGAGGATAGTGCTTAACCATGAAAACACAGATATGACGTTCACCTTCCGTATCTCTCCTGCCAGTTTTTTTCAAGCGAATACATTATCAGCCGAAAAGATGTTTTTGCGAATCTACCAATGGACCCGTGAAATAACCCCCGAATATATTTTTGACCTGTATGGAGGTATGGGTACTATCGGGATAATATTATCACATCTTGCAAGTAAAGTATTTTCTGTTGATTGTGTGCCATCTTCCATTGAGGATGGGAAAATAAATGCGGAATTAAACAACGTGGTTAATGTAGAGTTCTATCTCCAAAAAGTTCGTCGTTTTCTAAGTGAACAATCACCTAAATTCTATAAGTCATCATCAAGTACACTGGTTATTGTCGACCCACCTCGCGAAGGACTAACGTTAGGAGTTATAAAAAAATTAACCCAATGGAGACCAAAAGATATAATCTATGTCTCGTGCAATCCCAAAGCCCTTATTCGGGAATTACCATATCTTCTTGAATATTACCAATATAAGGATGGAAATGCATATGATTTTTTCCCACATACTCCTCACTTTGAAACTCTGCTTTGGCTTTCAAGAAAATGA
- a CDS encoding methyltransferase domain-containing protein: MNTTPTNRISNEDIESNQWISIHHETEKDYWWFILKRELILHLANKVLPPPGTVLEVGCGGGKLSYELQQSGYQVVSTDFEPSAVKFTKELGILKTFVSHSGEGIPLQAESIDMIIMTDVLEHIYNHQLAINECKRVLRNKGFLIMTVPAFPCLFSSWDRWNHHFRRYTKKQLKTLAHQAHFHIKKLSFWNIPGIPFAILRKIIDVFNPLQTYQGFPPVPRMVEVPLKVLVSLENKWIQKCSLPIGLSLVCIFQKQTL; encoded by the coding sequence GTGAACACCACGCCAACGAACAGAATATCTAATGAAGACATAGAAAGTAACCAATGGATAAGTATTCATCATGAGACTGAAAAAGATTATTGGTGGTTCATCTTAAAACGGGAGTTAATTCTCCACCTTGCAAATAAAGTTTTACCACCTCCTGGTACTGTGTTGGAGGTTGGCTGTGGCGGTGGCAAATTGTCTTATGAGCTTCAACAGTCGGGGTATCAAGTTGTCAGCACCGATTTTGAACCATCCGCAGTAAAGTTTACTAAAGAGTTGGGTATACTTAAAACGTTTGTAAGCCATTCTGGTGAAGGTATCCCTCTACAGGCTGAGTCAATAGATATGATTATAATGACCGATGTTTTAGAACATATTTATAATCATCAGTTAGCAATCAATGAATGTAAACGGGTATTGAGAAATAAAGGATTTTTAATCATGACTGTTCCAGCATTTCCATGTTTATTCTCATCATGGGACCGTTGGAATCATCATTTCCGTAGATACACAAAAAAGCAATTAAAGACTCTTGCCCATCAGGCACACTTCCACATAAAGAAGCTGAGTTTTTGGAATATTCCAGGTATTCCTTTTGCCATTTTACGAAAAATCATTGATGTTTTTAATCCTTTACAGACCTATCAAGGGTTTCCACCAGTGCCTCGCATGGTAGAGGTTCCATTAAAAGTGCTTGTATCCTTAGAAAATAAATGGATTCAAAAATGTTCATTACCAATAGGTCTTTCACTTGTTTGTATATTCCAAAAACAAACACTATAA
- the thrS gene encoding threonine--tRNA ligase: MNKQENCEDSSLASENQLYKIRHSLAHVLAQAVLELRPDAKLAFGPPVENGFYYDFDFNGNPIGESDMPELEERMRRIIKEKHPFTQTFMKLEEAVEFLEKMGQSYKVEYAKELAEKGEIDSKGLSFYRHGPFVDMCEGPHVNHTGELPKDGFKLDRISGSYWRGDERNPMLTRIYGFAFLNKAELEQFLHLRQLAMERDHRKLGEELDLFIQDSEVGVGLPLWMPNGTVIREELEKWAKEEEFKEGYLRVSTPCITRAELYYRSGHLPYYSESMYPPMTLDENDQYYLRPMNCPHHHKIYASRIRSYRDLPLRLAEYGNVFRYEKHGSLSGLLRVRAMCMNDAHIYCAPEQVESEFVSVMQMYSRYYEHLRLGNFRVRLSLHDPNSDKFVADEELWNKSEDMVRQVLNNLGIQYEEEKGEAAFYGPKVDVQVRNLLGREETVSTCQLDFVMAERFGLTYIDRDGQPKRPFIVHRAPLSTHERIISFLIEFYGGAFPTWLAPIQIMMVPVNPVLLDYAVSIKTELQNKLFRIEIDDSPETFNKKIRNAVVRKIPNIWVLGERERQNQMITWRRYAVKEQITVPLTQAVETLIRLRENRVMDNFSDTPLPLDK; this comes from the coding sequence ATGAATAAACAAGAAAATTGTGAAGATAGTTCATTAGCCTCAGAAAATCAACTTTATAAAATTCGTCATTCGTTGGCACATGTATTAGCCCAAGCGGTTCTGGAATTGCGACCAGATGCAAAATTGGCGTTTGGACCGCCAGTTGAGAATGGTTTTTATTATGACTTTGATTTTAATGGGAATCCAATAGGTGAATCAGACATGCCAGAACTTGAAGAACGGATGCGCCGAATTATTAAAGAGAAGCACCCTTTTACTCAAACCTTTATGAAACTTGAAGAAGCGGTAGAATTCCTTGAAAAGATGGGGCAGAGTTACAAAGTTGAATATGCAAAAGAATTGGCAGAAAAAGGTGAAATTGACTCAAAAGGGCTTTCGTTTTATCGGCATGGTCCTTTTGTTGATATGTGTGAAGGACCACACGTGAACCATACTGGGGAACTGCCCAAAGATGGGTTTAAGTTAGACCGCATCTCTGGGAGTTATTGGCGTGGTGATGAAAGAAATCCGATGCTCACCCGTATTTATGGATTTGCATTTCTTAATAAAGCGGAATTGGAACAATTTTTACATCTTCGCCAGTTGGCTATGGAGCGAGACCATCGCAAATTAGGGGAAGAGCTGGATTTATTTATACAAGATTCGGAAGTAGGTGTTGGGCTACCTCTCTGGATGCCAAATGGTACAGTTATCCGTGAGGAATTAGAGAAATGGGCAAAAGAGGAGGAATTCAAGGAAGGGTATTTAAGAGTATCGACTCCATGTATTACCCGTGCGGAATTATATTACCGTTCAGGCCATCTACCATATTATTCGGAGAGCATGTATCCCCCGATGACTCTGGATGAGAATGACCAATACTATCTTCGTCCTATGAATTGTCCACACCATCATAAAATTTATGCGTCCCGTATTCGTAGTTATCGTGATTTGCCGTTACGACTTGCGGAGTATGGGAATGTTTTCCGCTATGAGAAACATGGTTCCCTTTCGGGGTTGTTACGAGTGCGTGCTATGTGCATGAATGATGCCCATATTTATTGTGCCCCTGAACAGGTGGAGAGTGAATTTGTGTCCGTGATGCAGATGTATAGCCGTTATTATGAGCACTTACGATTAGGGAATTTCCGAGTTCGTCTTTCTCTTCATGACCCCAATAGCGATAAATTTGTTGCGGATGAAGAGTTGTGGAATAAGAGTGAAGATATGGTACGGCAAGTATTAAACAATCTGGGAATTCAATATGAAGAGGAAAAAGGTGAAGCGGCGTTCTACGGTCCTAAGGTAGATGTGCAGGTAAGAAACCTTTTAGGTCGGGAAGAAACAGTTTCTACCTGCCAATTGGATTTTGTAATGGCGGAACGGTTTGGACTTACTTATATTGACCGAGATGGACAGCCGAAGAGACCTTTCATCGTGCATCGTGCTCCATTAAGCACTCATGAACGTATTATTTCGTTCCTTATCGAATTTTATGGTGGTGCTTTTCCGACATGGTTGGCTCCTATCCAAATTATGATGGTTCCAGTAAATCCAGTATTACTTGATTATGCTGTATCAATAAAAACAGAGTTACAAAATAAATTGTTCCGTATAGAGATTGATGACAGTCCAGAAACATTCAACAAGAAGATACGAAATGCTGTGGTACGTAAAATTCCGAATATTTGGGTGCTCGGAGAGCGGGAACGGCAAAATCAAATGATTACTTGGCGTCGTTATGCAGTAAAGGAGCAAATTACTGTCCCGCTAACACAGGCAGTCGAAACATTGATACGGTTAAGAGAGAATCGTGTAATGGATAATTTCTCTGACACGCCCTTGCCTTTAGATAAATAA
- a CDS encoding glycosyltransferase family 9 protein codes for MNQLVVFFGAIGDTILFSPALKELSKKGDVFVVGYPERMSLLEKVGWVKKTFSPEDIDFTSLFSSPSERLRTFLANFDVVFLFLRNADVLVNKVKDIGIAHVYAFGGTPPEDWSLHAVDYYLHCLGCPSITEFVLPIKPGGYHGNIIIHPGSGSPKKNMPCAFFEELTDRLQCKGLPVCWCLGPAEETLEVPKNVQIYKESNLVRLTEYIGGGSVFIGNDSGISHIAGAVGVNTLVLFRTTNPNVWKPLGPNVYIFKMEDAIIPKVIDTIFHLYSNQ; via the coding sequence ATGAACCAATTAGTCGTTTTTTTTGGAGCAATAGGTGATACGATATTGTTTTCCCCTGCCCTTAAAGAGCTTTCTAAAAAGGGAGACGTTTTCGTTGTAGGTTATCCTGAACGAATGTCCCTTCTGGAAAAAGTCGGTTGGGTGAAGAAAACATTTTCACCTGAGGATATTGATTTTACATCACTTTTTTCTTCACCATCTGAGAGGTTAAGAACGTTCTTGGCAAATTTTGATGTCGTTTTCCTTTTTTTACGAAATGCGGATGTTCTGGTGAATAAAGTGAAAGATATAGGGATAGCCCATGTATATGCTTTTGGTGGAACTCCACCTGAGGACTGGTCATTACATGCAGTTGATTATTATTTACATTGTTTAGGTTGTCCATCCATAACAGAGTTTGTTCTACCAATTAAGCCAGGCGGATATCACGGGAATATTATTATCCATCCAGGGAGTGGAAGTCCTAAGAAGAACATGCCTTGTGCATTTTTTGAGGAATTAACAGATAGGCTTCAATGTAAAGGTCTCCCAGTGTGCTGGTGTTTAGGTCCTGCGGAGGAAACATTAGAGGTCCCAAAAAATGTCCAGATATATAAAGAATCGAATTTAGTAAGGTTGACTGAGTATATTGGCGGTGGAAGCGTTTTTATAGGGAATGATAGTGGTATTTCCCATATTGCGGGGGCTGTAGGTGTGAATACGCTTGTACTATTCCGCACTACCAATCCGAATGTCTGGAAACCTTTAGGTCCGAATGTCTATATTTTCAAAATGGAAGATGCTATTATTCCAAAAGTTATAGATACTATATTCCATTTATATTCAAACCAATAA
- a CDS encoding HD domain-containing protein, with product MDEFCAKIINIFKEIHPLDRVPRAGFLLRGVPVPESVSAHSHFLSLLALLVLEQFPDQWDGYKVLTLAIIHDLAESKMMDMPMPVTQKYFSKEKLQAEQAVFDKLMEGLSTKYSDLHREFHEVSSPEAKLVRGLDKVQMMLKVLNYEREHQGDLREFWENPKNFCDYGIEITRKLFHAICEYAGRTLPLNIPENM from the coding sequence ATGGACGAGTTTTGTGCAAAAATAATAAATATATTTAAAGAAATTCATCCCTTAGACAGAGTACCACGGGCAGGCTTTCTATTACGTGGCGTTCCCGTTCCAGAGTCAGTTTCCGCTCATAGTCATTTTTTGTCATTACTGGCATTGCTTGTTTTAGAGCAATTCCCCGATCAGTGGGACGGATATAAGGTTTTAACGTTGGCTATTATTCATGATTTAGCAGAATCAAAAATGATGGATATGCCGATGCCTGTAACTCAGAAATACTTTTCAAAGGAAAAGTTACAAGCAGAACAGGCTGTCTTTGATAAGTTAATGGAAGGACTTTCTACAAAATATTCTGATTTGCATCGTGAATTTCATGAAGTATCATCGCCAGAGGCGAAGTTAGTACGGGGACTGGACAAAGTCCAGATGATGCTGAAAGTATTGAATTATGAAAGGGAACATCAAGGAGATTTAAGGGAATTTTGGGAAAATCCCAAAAATTTCTGTGATTATGGAATAGAAATAACCCGAAAACTTTTTCATGCAATATGCGAATATGCAGGAAGAACATTACCACTAAACATTCCAGAGAACATGTGA